The proteins below come from a single Dermatophilaceae bacterium Soc4.6 genomic window:
- the hutU gene encoding urocanate hydratase produces the protein MEGARPVRAARGTELTAKSWATEAPLRMLMNNLDPEVAERPDDLVVYGGTGRAARSWRAFDAIVASLRDLEADETLLVQSGKPVGIFRTHEWAPRVLIANSNLVGDWATWPHFRKLEAEGLMMYGQMTAGSWIYIGTQGILQGTFETFAAVASKLAVQRGEPAEGATLAGTLTVTAGCGGMGGAQPLAVTLNGGVCLVIDIDRTRLERRVSKRYLDVVADDLDHALELVLAAKAERRALSVGVVGNAAAVLPELLAREVPVDIVTDQTSAHDPLSYVPVEIPLEQWPDFSASKPEEATDLARVSMARHVEAMVGFMDAGAEVFDYGNSIRDEARSGGFDRAFDFPGFVPAYIRPLFCEGLGPFRWVALSGDPKDIEVTDAALKDLFPQNAHLHRWLDAAAEHVEFEGLPARICWLGYGDRAKAGLLFNQLVADGKVSAPIVIGRDHLDSGSVASPYRETESMADGSDAVADWPLLNALLTTSSGASWVSIHQGGGVGMGRSIHSGQVSVADGTELAAQKLERLLTNDPGTGVIRHVDAGYDRAVEVAAERGVRIPMQEV, from the coding sequence ATGGAAGGCGCCCGTCCCGTCCGCGCAGCTCGCGGCACCGAGCTGACCGCGAAGTCGTGGGCCACCGAGGCCCCCCTGCGGATGCTCATGAACAACCTCGACCCCGAGGTGGCCGAGCGCCCCGACGACCTCGTTGTCTACGGCGGCACCGGCCGCGCCGCCCGCTCGTGGCGCGCCTTCGACGCGATCGTCGCGTCGCTGCGCGACCTCGAGGCCGACGAGACGCTGCTCGTCCAGTCGGGCAAGCCGGTCGGCATCTTCCGCACCCACGAGTGGGCGCCGCGCGTGCTCATCGCCAACTCCAACCTCGTCGGCGACTGGGCGACCTGGCCGCACTTCCGCAAGCTCGAGGCCGAGGGCCTGATGATGTACGGCCAGATGACGGCCGGCTCCTGGATCTACATCGGCACGCAGGGCATCCTGCAGGGCACCTTCGAGACCTTCGCCGCGGTGGCGTCGAAGCTCGCCGTCCAACGGGGCGAGCCTGCCGAGGGCGCTACTCTCGCAGGCACACTCACCGTCACCGCCGGCTGCGGCGGCATGGGCGGCGCCCAGCCGCTGGCCGTCACCCTCAACGGCGGAGTGTGCCTCGTCATCGACATCGACCGCACCCGACTCGAGCGCCGTGTCTCCAAGCGCTACCTCGACGTGGTCGCCGACGACCTCGACCACGCGCTCGAGCTCGTGCTCGCCGCCAAGGCCGAGCGCCGCGCCCTGTCGGTCGGCGTCGTCGGCAACGCCGCCGCCGTGCTGCCTGAGCTGCTGGCTCGCGAGGTGCCCGTCGACATCGTCACCGACCAGACCAGCGCGCACGACCCGCTGTCCTACGTGCCGGTCGAGATCCCGCTCGAGCAGTGGCCGGACTTCTCCGCCAGCAAGCCCGAGGAGGCGACCGACCTCGCACGGGTGTCGATGGCGCGCCACGTCGAGGCGATGGTCGGCTTCATGGACGCCGGCGCCGAGGTCTTCGACTACGGCAACTCGATCCGCGACGAGGCGCGCTCAGGCGGCTTCGACCGGGCCTTCGACTTCCCGGGCTTCGTGCCGGCCTACATCCGGCCGCTGTTCTGCGAGGGTCTCGGCCCGTTCCGCTGGGTGGCGTTGTCGGGCGACCCGAAGGACATCGAGGTGACCGACGCGGCGCTCAAGGACCTCTTTCCGCAGAATGCCCACCTGCACCGCTGGCTCGACGCTGCGGCCGAGCACGTCGAGTTCGAGGGGCTACCCGCGCGAATCTGCTGGCTGGGCTACGGCGACCGCGCGAAGGCTGGCCTGCTCTTCAACCAGCTCGTCGCCGATGGCAAGGTCTCGGCGCCGATCGTCATCGGCCGCGACCACCTCGACTCCGGCTCGGTCGCGTCCCCCTACCGGGAGACGGAGTCGATGGCCGACGGCTCCGACGCCGTCGCCGACTGGCCGCTGCTCAACGCCCTGCTCACCACGAGCTCCGGCGCGAGCTGGGTCTCGATCCATCAGGGCGGCGGGGTCGGCATGGGTCGCTCCATCCACTCCGGTCAGGTCTCCGTCGCCGACGGCACCGAGCTCGCCGCGCAGAAGCTCGAGCGCCTGCTCACCAACGACCCCGGCACGGGCGTGATCCGGCACGTGGACGCCGGCTACGACCGCGCCGTCGAGGTCGCCGCCGAGCGTGGGGTGCGGATCCCGATGCAGGAGGTGTGA
- a CDS encoding PIN domain-containing protein: MLPDESAVSVVTQAELSAGVLAATDLRVRSRRLATLTAVTEMNPVPIDLAVAEVWARLRIQLAQARRRAHVNDIWIASTAIVLGVPVVIQDDDYDVLAELSELAVIRV; encoded by the coding sequence ATGCTCCCCGACGAGTCGGCGGTCTCGGTGGTCACGCAGGCCGAGCTCAGTGCTGGAGTGCTCGCAGCCACCGACCTGCGGGTCCGGTCCCGGCGACTGGCGACGCTGACGGCGGTGACCGAGATGAACCCCGTGCCAATCGATCTGGCGGTGGCCGAGGTCTGGGCGCGACTACGAATCCAGCTGGCGCAGGCTCGTCGCCGGGCACACGTCAACGACATCTGGATCGCGTCGACCGCGATCGTCCTGGGTGTGCCCGTGGTGATACAGGACGACGACTACGACGTGCTGGCCGAGCTGTCGGAGCTCGCCGTCATCCGCGTCTGA
- a CDS encoding type II toxin-antitoxin system prevent-host-death family antitoxin produces the protein MTRVASRELRNDTSGVLRRAASGEPIEITVNGLAVASLIPLSDVPSRWTSRESLIERLARVQADPALAHHLAELDAMSDDLGPLA, from the coding sequence GCTCCGCAACGACACCTCAGGTGTGCTGCGTCGAGCGGCCTCGGGTGAGCCGATCGAGATCACCGTCAACGGACTGGCCGTCGCCAGTCTCATCCCCCTGTCAGATGTCCCCTCACGGTGGACCTCGAGGGAGTCCCTCATCGAGAGGCTGGCCCGGGTGCAGGCCGATCCGGCACTTGCTCACCACCTCGCCGAGCTCGACGCCATGAGCGACGATCTCGGGCCCCTGGCGTGA